The sequence TGGATGGTCCGGTAGGAGTATTTTACCGTCAGTTTTCATTAACACTGGCGATCAGTATTGTTATTTCAGGGGTGAATGCGTTAACGCTTACTCCGGCATTGTGTGCGATTATTTTGAAACCTCACGATCACAATAAAAAGAAAACAATTATTGATAGGGCTTTTCAAAGTTTCAACATAGGCTTTGAAAGATTGACTAATGGCTACGTAGGGATTTTATCAAAATTTGCGACAAGAACTACCGTTACTTTTGGGTTGTTATTCCTGTTTATAGGGTTAACTTTTGTAACGAGTAAATTCCTTCCAACCGGATTTATTCCTATGGAAGACCAGGGAATGGTATATGTAAGTGTAACGACTCCACAGGGAGCCACCGTAGAAAGAACAGAAAAGGTATTGGATGAAGTAACGGTTATTGCCAAGAAAATAAAAGGGGTAGAAAACGTAACAACTTTGGCAGGATATAGCATTGTAACAGAAATTGCCGGTTCATCTTACGGAATGGCAATGATTAACCTTAAAGATTGGAAAGAAAGATCTATTTCAGTCAATGATCTGATTGCTGAACTTTCAGAAAAGACCAAAGGAATTGCTGATGCCCAGATTGAGATCTTTGCTCCACCTACTGTTCCTGGATTTGGAAATACCAGTGGTTTTGAATTGCGTTTGTTGGATAGAACAGGTGGAACCATTGAAAATACTGATAAAATCACCAAAGATTTTGTCAAAAAATTGAATGAAGCTCCTGAGCTGAAAAACAATTTCACCAGTTTTGATGCCACTTTCCCGCAATACATGATCAATGTGGATTATGATATGGCCGCGAAAAAGGGTGTATCTGTAGACAATGCAATGTCAACCTTACAAACCATGTTGGGATCCTACTATGCTACCAATTTTATCCGTTTCAGTCAGATGTATAAAGTGATGGTTCAGGCAAGTCCGGAACACAGAGATACTCCTGAAAGTATCCTGAATTTATATCTGAAGAATGATAAAGGAGAAATGGTTCCCTTTTCAACATTTATCACGATTGAAAAAGTATATGGTCCTGAAGTACTGACAAGGTATAATATGTATATGTCCGCTATGATTAATGGAGAACCTAAAGACGGTTACAGTTCCGGTGACGCTATTGCAGCAGTAGAACGTGTAGCTAAAGAAGTACTTCCAAGAGGTTTCGATATTGAATGGTCGGGGATGACGAGAGAAGAGATCTTATCAGGGAATCAAACTGTATATATATTCCTCATCTGTCTGTTGTTCGTCTATCTTTTGTTAGCAGCCCAATATGAGAGTTTCCTTCTTCCGTTACCTGTATTATTAAGTCTTCCGACAGGAATCTTCGGATCCTATATTGCATTGGTGCTGGCTGGCTTGGATAATAATATTTATGCACAGGTTGCGCTGGTCATGCTGATCGGACTTTTGGCTAAAAATGCCATTCTGATTGTAGAATTTGCGGTAGCCAGAAATAAGCAGGGATATGATATTGTTCCAGCTGCAATTGAAGGAGCAAGACAACGTCTGAGACCTATCCTGATGACTTCCTTTGCCTTTGTGGCTGGGCTTATTCCGTTGTGTATCGCATCTGGAGCTGGAGCAATCGGTAACCGTTCCATTGGTACTGCTGCGGCAGGAGGAATGCTTATCGGAACTATTTTCGGATTGGTTGTGATTCCGGGACTATATATATTCTTTGCGAAACTTGAAAATAAGAAGAAAGATGAAAAGATTAAATCATAGACATATATTGTGCGGAATAGTTGCATTAAGTTTAGTTTCATGTGCTGTTCCAAAGGTTGCTGATATCAAAAAGGCCCAGACACTGCCGGAAATACCTGCTAAAACTATCAATTCGGGTGAGTTTCAGCAGCTTGATCTGAAAGCTTATTTCACGGATGCTCATTTATTAGAGCTTTTTAATAAAGTGGTGCAGGCCAATCCTGATTTTCAGATTGCACAGCAAAGAGTGGAAATCGCCAACAGTTTCCTGCAAAGATCAAAAATGGATCTTTTGCCATCTCTTGAAGTAGGAGCGGAAGCTAGCGGAAACCGCTATGGAAAATATACCATGGAAGGCGTGGGGAATTATGATACCAATCTTTCCCCCAATATTACAGAAGAGCAGAAAATCAACCGTGATTTTACGCCTAATTATTGGTTGGGAGCAAGGAGCAGCTGGGAAATTGATGCCTGGGGTAAACTGAAAAATAAAAAAATTGCTGCTCAGAAGAAATATCTGGCTTCTACGGAAGGATTGCGATTACTTCAGGTAGAGCTTTTTACAGATATTGCGAACCTGTATTATCAGTTGGTAACTTTAGATAACCGTTTGGCCATTTATCAGAAGAATTATAACCTTCAGCAGAGAGCTTTTGAAATTGTCCTGGCACAGCGTGAAGTGGGAAAAGCTACCGAGCTTGCCGTACAACAGTTCAAAGCACAGAATAACAACTGGCTGGCAGAAATCGAACATATCAAAGTGGAGATCGTTACTGTTGAACAGGCAATTACCACTTTGACGGGAAGTTATGGAGGAGAGGTAAAGCGAGGTAAAATGCTTATGCCAACCAATATGGATGTTTTAAACAAAACCATTAATGTAGAAGCGGTCATCCATTCGAGACCGGATGTGGCTGCTAATTATTATGTACTGGAGGCTTCCCAGGCAGATGCAAAGGCGGCAAGAGCTGCATTCTATCCGAAAATTGACCTTGGAGCCGGAATCGGGATGAATTCTTTTTCTGTGGAAACGCTTTTCAAACCAAGCTCATTGGCAGGTCAGCTGTTGGGTGGATTAATGGTTCCTGTTTTTAATAAAGGCCAATTGAAATATGAATTTAAAGTAGCCAGCAAGGAGCAGGAGATTGCCTTTTTAAATTATCAGAAAAGTATTACCACCGCATTTAATGAACTTCAGTCTATTTTGAAACAAACCAGGATTTATGAGAAGGTTTTAAAATTAAAATCTGAAGAGGTTGGTTTTCTTGACAGGGGTGTTGAGGTTTCAAATGATCTGTATCTCACAGGATATGCCAATTATTTTGAACTGATTAATTCTCAGAAAAGTAAATTGACCGCAGAACTGGACCTTTTACAGTTTCAGCATCAGAATACCAGAAATAATGTTCTGCTGTTTAAAGCTTTAGGAGGAAAACTGAATTAGGAATCCTATAGTTTAAAACCATAACTTTTTCGGTTTTGTAAACCGACCATTTTTATTTTACGATGAAGAAAGAGGCTGTCTCCGTGCGAGGCAGCTTCTTTTGATTTTGATAAATAATTCTCTGTTATTGGAATATTATTATATTTATAACTTAATTAAAACTATTTAACTATGAAAAATTTGAAAAAAGTATCAAGAGAGCAACTAAAAGCAGTACAAGGGGGTGGAATTATGGATTATCCGAAATGTGGACCTAAAACACAATTAAGATGTTACAGCATAGAATACTGTGATCCTGAATTTTCAGATGGTTGTCAATGTGTTTGTGTTAGAATCTAATTCCTGCAAAACATTAAAGCAGGCTCAATTTTAATAAAAAAAGAGACGGTCTGTAAGACGGTCTCTTTTTTGTATGGTTTAAAAACATATCTGCAATATAATGCAGTATGTATTGATCTTATTTGACAATCTGGATTTCAACTGCAGAAAATCCTTTTGGAGATTTCTCCTTTTCAAAAGAAACTTTGTTTCCTTTCTTTACCGGTTCTACACAGTTATTATTGTGGAAGAAGATATTTTCTTTAGAATTATCTTCAGTAATGAAACCATATCCTTTTTCACTAAGGAAGGTAACGATCCCTGTTTTTCTTGGATCTTCCTCAATAATAGGAGCAGCCCCTAATTGAATATCATCAAGGTTTACTTCCTGTCTTTGTTCTGGTGGAGTAGAAGTTAATCTTCCGAATTCATCTACATACATGAATACGTCCTCCGCTCCTTTGTTGTTGTTCGTTTTACGTTCTTCGCGTCTTAGCGCCTTTTCTTTTTGCTTTTGAATTTTTTTCTTGAAATTTTCCTTTTTAGAAAAAGAATCTGCCATAAATTATTTTTAGTATTTAGTTTCTATAAATTGTATTGTTCACTCTGGTCTGCCTTAGACCTTAAAGCCCGTCGATGTTTCCTGTTCTAGGGTTTCCCTAATCATACAGAGCTTTAAAATTCCGACAAGTATTGTTCTGGGTAGAAGAATAAAAGTTAAAAATATGGCTGCTCAAAAAGCAAAGACTGAATATATATATTCTAAGTCGTTACAGAAAACAAAGTAGTGACTTTGGTTAATAATATGCAAATATACAACAATAAAATGAATAAAACTGTTTTTAAATGATTGATTATCAGAAATGGATTTTATAGAAACCAGCCCGGATCTCCTTATTTACAGAGGAATAAAGAAGTATTGAGTGATTTTCACAAAAAAATCCTCAGTAAGCTGAGGATTTAAAAAAATATATTAAAAATGAAATGGTGTGTGTTAATACGGGTGGGAAGGTATCAAATGCTGTGCCTAAAACTCACTTTATCAGGAAAAGTTAAGCGTTTGTTTAATGTCTAAAACAGGATGCAAACTCTATCTGTCTGGCAGATAATAGGATATTGAGAAAAAATATGTTTATATAAATTTTAAATATTTTACAGGATTTTTAAGCTCTCAATTGAATCAATCTGAAATTTTGATGAATTCCCGAAAATTTCACCATGTTGAGACCGATGATATTGTCCAACTTTGTTTCATCAACCATTAAAAATTAAAAATAATGTCAACACAAGATGTCAACGGAAAAGTTGTTTTAATAGCCGGAGGAGGTAAAAACCTGGGCGGGTTATTGAGTAGAGATTTTGCAGCAAAAGGAGCGAAACTGGCAATCCATTATAACAGTGAGAGTTCAAGAGCTGAAAGTGAAAAAACACTGGCTGAAGTTCAGGCATTGGGTGCTGAAGCATTTCTGTTTCAGGGGGACCTTACTAAAGTAGATAATATTGCAAAGTTTTTTGACG is a genomic window of Chryseobacterium nakagawai containing:
- a CDS encoding efflux RND transporter permease subunit, coding for MVEMFIRRKVLSLVISILFVLLGIMALLKMPITQFPDIVPPSVTVTAKYTGANAEVSANAVALPMERAINGVPGMTYMSTVTSNDGLTLIQVFFEVGTDPDVAAVNVQNRVTTILDELPEEVIRAGVTTEKEVNSMLMYLNITSTDPSQDEQFIYNFTDINVLQELKRIDGVGRAEIMGQKEYSMRVWLDPQKMAAYNISADEVITSLQKQNISAAPGKVGETSGKTSSQLQYVIKYKGKFFEPKQYEEVPIRSDVDGTILKLKDIAKVEFGAMNYGMVSKTDGRPSASIMMKQRPGSNASEVIESVKAKMEELKGTSFPPGMEFNMAYDVSRFLDASISAVLTTLIEAFILVGIVVFIFLQDWRSTLIPVLAVPVALIGTFAFMNMMDFSVNLLTLFALVLAIGIVVDNAIVVVEAVHVKMEEGMNAMDATISATKEIAGAVVAITIVMSAVFIPVAFLDGPVGVFYRQFSLTLAISIVISGVNALTLTPALCAIILKPHDHNKKKTIIDRAFQSFNIGFERLTNGYVGILSKFATRTTVTFGLLFLFIGLTFVTSKFLPTGFIPMEDQGMVYVSVTTPQGATVERTEKVLDEVTVIAKKIKGVENVTTLAGYSIVTEIAGSSYGMAMINLKDWKERSISVNDLIAELSEKTKGIADAQIEIFAPPTVPGFGNTSGFELRLLDRTGGTIENTDKITKDFVKKLNEAPELKNNFTSFDATFPQYMINVDYDMAAKKGVSVDNAMSTLQTMLGSYYATNFIRFSQMYKVMVQASPEHRDTPESILNLYLKNDKGEMVPFSTFITIEKVYGPEVLTRYNMYMSAMINGEPKDGYSSGDAIAAVERVAKEVLPRGFDIEWSGMTREEILSGNQTVYIFLICLLFVYLLLAAQYESFLLPLPVLLSLPTGIFGSYIALVLAGLDNNIYAQVALVMLIGLLAKNAILIVEFAVARNKQGYDIVPAAIEGARQRLRPILMTSFAFVAGLIPLCIASGAGAIGNRSIGTAAAGGMLIGTIFGLVVIPGLYIFFAKLENKKKDEKIKS
- a CDS encoding TolC family protein — encoded protein: MKRLNHRHILCGIVALSLVSCAVPKVADIKKAQTLPEIPAKTINSGEFQQLDLKAYFTDAHLLELFNKVVQANPDFQIAQQRVEIANSFLQRSKMDLLPSLEVGAEASGNRYGKYTMEGVGNYDTNLSPNITEEQKINRDFTPNYWLGARSSWEIDAWGKLKNKKIAAQKKYLASTEGLRLLQVELFTDIANLYYQLVTLDNRLAIYQKNYNLQQRAFEIVLAQREVGKATELAVQQFKAQNNNWLAEIEHIKVEIVTVEQAITTLTGSYGGEVKRGKMLMPTNMDVLNKTINVEAVIHSRPDVAANYYVLEASQADAKAARAAFYPKIDLGAGIGMNSFSVETLFKPSSLAGQLLGGLMVPVFNKGQLKYEFKVASKEQEIAFLNYQKSITTAFNELQSILKQTRIYEKVLKLKSEEVGFLDRGVEVSNDLYLTGYANYFELINSQKSKLTAELDLLQFQHQNTRNNVLLFKALGGKLN
- a CDS encoding bacteriocin-like protein, whose protein sequence is MKNLKKVSREQLKAVQGGGIMDYPKCGPKTQLRCYSIEYCDPEFSDGCQCVCVRI
- a CDS encoding cold shock domain-containing protein — encoded protein: MADSFSKKENFKKKIQKQKEKALRREERKTNNNKGAEDVFMYVDEFGRLTSTPPEQRQEVNLDDIQLGAAPIIEEDPRKTGIVTFLSEKGYGFITEDNSKENIFFHNNNCVEPVKKGNKVSFEKEKSPKGFSAVEIQIVK